A window from Carassius carassius chromosome 40, fCarCar2.1, whole genome shotgun sequence encodes these proteins:
- the nudt13 gene encoding nucleoside diphosphate-linked moiety X motif 13 isoform X1 — MLQSFKPIFSCNLVLSRSFSGYVSRMRYLMRLKEDDEACREALKSGKVLLYHKLSPLLRKTSSGSGYKLASLKTSDLEQILEKVGKDKHIVNESFLLGCTDKDEPQFSLEVGDLDRSALEQECGGMFVDLRKAFFMIPGPESPLAAKGQALLRWHQTNSFCSATGQPTVRNQSGSYRVCHSSGITYYPKMAPVVIVLVSDGSRCLLARQAMFPKGMYSALSGFCDMGESVEEALLREVAEEVGLEVEDLQYSGSQHWPFPQSSFMLACHATVNPDKTQVNIDKAELEDARWFTYEEITEALQNLPRDPRREPPVFWVPPSYAIANQLIQEWANHQQLSRK, encoded by the exons ATGCTGCAGTCATTCAAGCCTATATTCAGCTGTAACCTGGTGCTATCACGCTCCTTCTCTGGATATGTTTCTCGAATGAG GTACCTCATGAGATTAAAGGAGGACGATGAAGCGTGTCGAGAGGCGCTGAAGTCTGGGAAGGTTCTACTGTATCATAAGCTTTCTCCTCTTCTGCGAAAGACTAGCAGTGGCAGTGGATACAAATTGGCTTCTCTAAAAACCTCAG ATTTGGAACAAATATTGGAAAAGGTTGGAAAGGACAAACACATTGTTAATGAATCTTTTCTTCTGGGATGCACTGACAAGGATGAACCACAGTTCTCACTGGAAGTAG gTGATTTAGACCGCAGTGCATTGGAGCAGGAGTGTGGAGGTATGTTTGTGGACCTCAGGAAAGCTTTCTTCATGATACCTGGACCAGAGTCTCCTCTTGCAGCCAAA GGACAAGCTCTCCTTCGATGGCATCAGACCAATAGCTTTTGCAGTGCCACTGGGCAGCCTACTGTCAGGAACCAGTCAGGAAGTTACAGAGTGTGTCACAGCAGTGGCATCACATACTACCCCAAA ATGGCACCTGTTGTGATCGTGCTGGTGTCTGATGGGAGCCGATGTCTGCTGGCGCGCCAGGCCATGTTTCCTAAAGGCATGTACAGTGCGCTCTCTGGCTTCTGTGACATGG GAGAGTCAGTGGAGGAAGCCCTGCTCAGAGAGGTGGCAGAAGAGGTGGGTCTGGAGGTGGAGGACCTTCAGTACTCGGGATCACAGCACTGGCCATTCCCACAAAGCTCTTTTATGTTAGCCTGCCACGCAACTGTAAACCCAGACAAAACACAG GTGAATATTGACAAGGCAGAACTTGAAGATGCGCGCTGGTTCACTTATGAAGAAATAACAGAAGCACTACAGAATCTCCCACGTGACCCCAGAAGAGAGCCGCCTGTGTTCTGGGTCCCACCTTCTTACGCCATAGCCAATCAGCTCATTCAGGAATGGGCCAATCATCAGCAGCTATCAAGAAAATGA
- the LOC132122055 gene encoding uncharacterized protein LOC132122055, which produces MVFKMDAELLLFLVSENKELFDKNHSEYKNTKRKEVLWQGIADKMGVDVEEVKAKWKNLRDTYTRKKRLEQDGNRSGRAAKKKKQWKYMRVMDFLDPPTEHGSVILDSVPGKIEDDEPDEDSRAEPASTSMGTSMTSPGAIRSDIVKRRRSETLELLERYLASKDVRDKEKDEQQDEIDLFLRSLAPALRRLPASRQSLVKLQIQKILHDAEFGQPSFPQISSVSPSNQLLLQCSVVKPS; this is translated from the exons ATGGTATTCAAGATGGACGCggaactgttgttgtttttggtttCTGAGAACAAGGAGTTATTTGATAAAAACCACAGCGAGTACAAAAATACGAAGCGGAAAGAAGTTCTCTGGCAAGGAATAGCAGACAAAATGGGAGTCGATG TGGAAGAGGTGAAAGCTAAATGGAAAAATCTAAGAGACACATACACCAGGAAAAAGCGACTGGAGCAGGACGGGAATCGGAGTGGAAGGGCAgctaaaaaaaagaagcaatgGAAATATATGCGAGTGATGGACTTTCTCGACCCCCCCACGGAGCACGGAAG TGTTATATTGGACAGTGTTCCTGGCAAAATCGAGGATGATGAGCCAGATGAAGACAGCAGGGCTGAACCAGCCAGCACCAGTATGGGAACATCCATGACAAGTCCAGGAGCGATCCGGTCTGACATTGTAAAGAGAAGGCGATCAGAGACACTAGAGCTGTTGGAGAGATATCTGGCATCTAAAGATGtgagagacaaagagaaagaCGAACAGCAAGATGAAATCGATTTATTTCTTCGGAGCTTAGCACCTGCATTAAGACGCTTACCTGCTTCAAGGCAGTCTTTGGTGAAGCTTCAGATCCAAAAAATACTTCACGACGCAGAGTTCGGACAACCCAGCTTTCCTCAGATATCCTCAGTGTCACCAAGTAATCAGTTGTTACTACAGTGTAGTGTTGTAAAACCCAGTTGA
- the LOC132122054 gene encoding dnaJ homolog subfamily C member 9-like: MGLLKQCEELFKTSDLYEVLGVCKGASDSEIRRGYYKVSLQVHPDRAPGDELATTKFQVLGKAYAVLADKDQRAVYDEQGIVDEESDNLDQDRNWEEHWRRLFPKITLQDILDFEKQYKGSDEEVEDLKRLYLQHEGDMDLIMESALCCTHEDEPHVKDILQKAIDAEEVPAYKAFTHETAKKKNNRKRKAERERKEAEEMEKEMGLNSEDSLVAMIKQRQKSKENGFNSLISDLEAKYCKKPAAGKKGKKK; this comes from the exons ATGGGTTTACTGAAGCAGTGTGAGGAGCTCTTCAAGACCTCTGACCTGTACGAGGTGCTGGGTGTTTGTAAAGGAGCATCTGACTCTGAGATCAGACGCGGATATTATAAAGTCTCTCTGCAGGTTCATCCAGATAGAGCTCCTGGTGATGAGTTAGCCACCACCAAGTTCCAG GTGCTGGGAAAGGCTTATGCAGTGTTGGCTGACAAGGACCAAAGGGCAGTCTATGATGAACAGGGAATAGTGGACGAAGAGTCAGACAATCTTGATCAAGACCGCAATTGGGAAGAGCACTGGAGAAGATtgtttcccaag ATAACATTGCAAGACATCTTGGACTTTGAGAAGCAGTATAAAGGCTCTGATGAAGAGGTGGAAGACTTGAAGAGACTGTACCTACAACATGAAGGTGACATGGATCTGATCATGGAGTCTGCGCTGTGCTGTACCCATGAAGATGAGCCTCATGTCAAAGACATACTTCAGAAAGCCATTGATGCTGAAGAGGTGCCGGCCTACAAAGCCTTCACTCATGAGACTGCTAAGAAGAAGAACAACCGCAAAAGAAAG GCGGAAAGAGAGCGTAAGGAGGCAGAGGAAATGGAGAAGGAGATGGGCTTGAACAGTGAGGACAGCCTGGTAGCTATGATAAAG CAAAGACAAAAGTCCAAAGAAAACGGATTCAACTCCCTTATCTCAGATCTAGAGGCGAAATATTGCAAGAAACCAGCAGCCGGAAAGAAGGGCAAGAAAAAATAG
- the nudt13 gene encoding nucleoside diphosphate-linked moiety X motif 13 isoform X2, with protein MFVDLRKAFFMIPGPESPLAAKGQALLRWHQTNSFCSATGQPTVRNQSGSYRVCHSSGITYYPKMAPVVIVLVSDGSRCLLARQAMFPKGMYSALSGFCDMGESVEEALLREVAEEVGLEVEDLQYSGSQHWPFPQSSFMLACHATVNPDKTQVNIDKAELEDARWFTYEEITEALQNLPRDPRREPPVFWVPPSYAIANQLIQEWANHQQLSRK; from the exons ATGTTTGTGGACCTCAGGAAAGCTTTCTTCATGATACCTGGACCAGAGTCTCCTCTTGCAGCCAAA GGACAAGCTCTCCTTCGATGGCATCAGACCAATAGCTTTTGCAGTGCCACTGGGCAGCCTACTGTCAGGAACCAGTCAGGAAGTTACAGAGTGTGTCACAGCAGTGGCATCACATACTACCCCAAA ATGGCACCTGTTGTGATCGTGCTGGTGTCTGATGGGAGCCGATGTCTGCTGGCGCGCCAGGCCATGTTTCCTAAAGGCATGTACAGTGCGCTCTCTGGCTTCTGTGACATGG GAGAGTCAGTGGAGGAAGCCCTGCTCAGAGAGGTGGCAGAAGAGGTGGGTCTGGAGGTGGAGGACCTTCAGTACTCGGGATCACAGCACTGGCCATTCCCACAAAGCTCTTTTATGTTAGCCTGCCACGCAACTGTAAACCCAGACAAAACACAG GTGAATATTGACAAGGCAGAACTTGAAGATGCGCGCTGGTTCACTTATGAAGAAATAACAGAAGCACTACAGAATCTCCCACGTGACCCCAGAAGAGAGCCGCCTGTGTTCTGGGTCCCACCTTCTTACGCCATAGCCAATCAGCTCATTCAGGAATGGGCCAATCATCAGCAGCTATCAAGAAAATGA
- the LOC132122053 gene encoding post-GPI attachment to proteins factor 3-like: protein MTRLMFLAAAVLLLSAPASASPGDKEPVYRDCVKQCVRTNCTGARLRGFQSSQPPYMALTGWTCRDDCRYQCMWTTVGLYQAEGYSVPQFHGKWPFARFLCFEEPASALASLLNGLACLLMLLRYRSAVPRQSPMYHTITAFSLVSLNAWFWSTVFHTRDTYLTEKMDYFCASAVILYSIYLCCVRTLGLRRPAISSMMGALLILAFTSHVSYLTFVSFDYGYNMTANATIGMINLLWWLCWCWLNRRILPYWWKCGMVVLLLHGLALLELLDFPPLFWVLDAHAVWHLSTVPVHFLFYSFLIDDSLHLLNTEKPGVKLD from the exons ATGACGCGCCTGATGTTTCTAGCGGCCGCGGTGCTTCTCCTGTCCGCTCCTGCGAGCGCCTCTCCGGGGGACAAAGAGCCCGTCTATCGCGACTGCGTCAAACAATGCGTCCGGACCAACTGCACAGGGGCCCGACTGCGCGGATTCCAGTCCTCTCAGCCTCCATACATGGCACTCACTG GGTGGACGTGTCGTGATGACTGCAGATATCAGTGCATGTGGACCACTGTGGGTCTGTACCAGGCAGAGGGCTACAGCGTACCACAGTTTCACGGGAAG TGGCCGTTTGCTCGTTTCCTGTGTTTTGAGGAGCCTGCGTCTGCGCTGGCGTCTCTGCTTAACGGTCTGGCATGCCTGCTGATGCTGCTGAGATACCGCAGCGCCGTCCCTCGGCAGAGCCCCATGTACCATACCATCACCGCCTTCTCACTG GTTTCCCTGAATGCATGGTTCTGGTCGACAGTGTTTCACACGAGAGACACCTATCTGACAGAG AAGATGGATTACTTCTGTGCATCAGCTGTCATTCTTTACTCGATCTACTTGTGCTGTGTCAG GACATTGGGCTTGCGTAGGCCCGCAATCTCCAGTATGATGGGAGCTCTGCTCATTCTGGCCTTCACGTCTCATGTGTCTTATCTGACCTTTGTCAGTTTTGACTATGGGTACAACATGACTGCCAATGCCACCATAG GCATGATAAACCTGTTGTGGTGGTTGTGCTGGTGTTGGCTGAACCGCAGGATTTTGCCGTACTGGTGGAAGTGTGGGATGGTGGTGCTCTTACTGCATGGCCTTGCCCTGCTGGAGCTGCTGGATTTCCCTCCTCTCTTCTGGGTCCTAGACGCCCATGCCGTCTGGCACCTCAGCACCGTGCCCGTCCACTTCCTTTTTTACAG ttttCTCATAGATGACAGCCTTCACCTCCTCAACACAGAGAAGCCTGGAGTGAAACTGGACTAG